From Arcticibacter tournemirensis, one genomic window encodes:
- a CDS encoding ferredoxin — protein sequence MVRITQQRQKCIGCNACVEAASYRWRISRKDGKCTLIQGVEKKGFYSVLVGDDEYESNKSAAIHCPVNIIKVEKVK from the coding sequence ATGGTTCGGATTACACAGCAGAGGCAGAAGTGCATAGGATGTAATGCCTGTGTAGAAGCTGCGAGTTACCGATGGCGTATTTCAAGAAAAGATGGTAAATGTACGCTGATTCAGGGAGTAGAAAAAAAAGGCTTCTATTCTGTTTTAGTCGGCGACGACGAATACGAAAGTAATAAGTCTGCTGCCATACATTGCCCCGTCAATATTATAAAAGTAGAAAAAGTAAAATGA
- a CDS encoding pyruvate dehydrogenase complex dihydrolipoamide acetyltransferase: MAEVVRMPKMSDTMTEGVIAKWHKKVGDKVSSGDLVAEIETDKATMDFESYQEGTILYIGAEEGSTVPVDSVIAVLGEEGEDYKAALDGAGSAKEESGKTDKVEDANSTAETTEKPETKVPDAQVEAKGAVDPESIGATVIRMPLLSDTMTEGVIAEWHKKVGDQVKSDDTLADVETDKATMEVTAYAEGTLLYIGVEKGQAAKVNDIIAIVGKEGTDVQPLLQGGAPAPTTSEDKKEGDAQATTAQPAAEAAATQSTADSDARIKASPLAKKIAKDKGIDLSQVKGSAEGGRIVKKDVESFTPAAKAATAPAAESAAPKETKQEAPAVSIPQYIGEEKFTEKPVTQMRKTIARRLSESLFTAPHIYVTMSIDMDSAIAARTKMNEYAPVKISFNDMVIKAVAVALKQHPGVNSSWRDDKIRVNEHVNIGVAVAVDEGLLVPVVRFADGKSLSHISAEVKDFAQKAKNKKLQPADWEGSTFTVSNLGMFGVDEFTAIINPPDSCILAIGGIQQVPVVKNGAVVPGNVMKVTLSADHRVVDGAQGAAFLQTFKKLLEEPVRLLV, from the coding sequence ATGGCTGAAGTAGTTCGCATGCCTAAAATGAGCGATACCATGACCGAAGGGGTTATCGCTAAATGGCACAAAAAGGTCGGTGATAAAGTAAGCTCAGGAGATCTGGTAGCTGAAATAGAAACCGACAAAGCAACAATGGATTTTGAATCATACCAGGAGGGAACTATATTATATATAGGAGCAGAAGAAGGTTCAACCGTTCCGGTAGATTCTGTTATTGCTGTATTGGGTGAGGAAGGCGAAGATTATAAAGCGGCTCTTGATGGAGCTGGCTCCGCAAAAGAAGAATCAGGAAAAACGGATAAAGTAGAAGACGCAAACTCTACAGCAGAAACAACTGAAAAACCAGAAACGAAAGTTCCCGATGCTCAGGTTGAGGCTAAAGGAGCAGTAGACCCTGAATCAATTGGAGCTACCGTTATCCGCATGCCTTTGCTTAGTGATACTATGACTGAAGGCGTAATTGCCGAATGGCATAAAAAGGTGGGTGATCAGGTTAAAAGTGATGATACTCTTGCCGACGTTGAAACAGACAAAGCAACAATGGAGGTAACCGCTTATGCGGAGGGAACATTACTTTATATAGGCGTAGAGAAAGGACAAGCTGCAAAAGTTAATGATATTATAGCTATTGTTGGTAAAGAAGGCACAGATGTTCAACCTCTGCTTCAGGGCGGTGCACCGGCACCAACGACCTCTGAAGATAAAAAAGAGGGAGATGCGCAGGCAACAACAGCTCAACCAGCTGCTGAAGCTGCTGCTACTCAAAGTACAGCGGATTCGGATGCTCGTATAAAAGCTTCTCCACTGGCTAAGAAGATCGCTAAAGACAAAGGGATTGATCTTTCTCAGGTGAAAGGAAGCGCCGAAGGCGGACGCATTGTAAAGAAAGATGTTGAGAGCTTTACCCCGGCTGCAAAAGCTGCAACTGCTCCCGCTGCTGAAAGCGCCGCTCCGAAGGAAACGAAACAAGAAGCTCCGGCAGTTTCTATCCCTCAGTATATAGGCGAAGAGAAGTTTACTGAAAAGCCGGTTACACAGATGCGTAAGACCATCGCGCGCAGGCTTTCGGAAAGCTTATTCACGGCTCCTCACATTTATGTAACCATGAGTATCGATATGGACAGCGCTATTGCTGCCCGTACGAAGATGAATGAATATGCTCCTGTGAAAATATCATTTAACGATATGGTGATCAAAGCCGTTGCCGTAGCGTTAAAACAACATCCGGGTGTTAATTCATCATGGAGAGATGATAAGATCAGGGTAAATGAACATGTCAACATAGGTGTAGCGGTTGCAGTAGACGAAGGTTTGTTAGTGCCTGTTGTTCGCTTCGCCGACGGAAAGTCGTTATCTCATATCTCTGCCGAAGTAAAAGACTTTGCGCAGAAGGCTAAGAATAAAAAACTCCAGCCTGCTGATTGGGAAGGTTCAACCTTTACAGTATCTAACCTGGGAATGTTCGGCGTAGACGAATTTACGGCGATCATTAATCCTCCTGATTCTTGTATTCTCGCTATCGGTGGGATACAGCAGGTTCCGGTTGTAAAGAACGGAGCAGTCGTTCCTGGCAACGTAATGAAAGTTACTTTAAGCGCCGACCACCGCGTTGTGGATGGAGCCCAGGGTGCAGCATTCCTTCAGACGTTCAAAAAACTGCTTGAAGAACCTGTAAGGTTGTTGGTTTAA
- the pdhA gene encoding pyruvate dehydrogenase (acetyl-transferring) E1 component subunit alpha translates to MSSVEITKDTYLQWYDSMLLLRKFEEKAGQLYGQQKIRGFCHLYIGQEAVVAGAISVLKPGDSMITAYRDHAHAIAKGMSPNEVMAELYGKATGCSKGKGGSMHMFSKEHKFFGGHGIVGGQIPLGAGIAFAEKYQGTDNVCVCYMGDGAVRQGSLNETFNMAMIWKLPVIFVCENNGYAMGTSVARTTNMQDIYKIGLGFDMPSEPVDGMDPVAVHNAMDAAVERARKGEGPSFLEIRTYRYKGHSMSDPAKYRTKEELERYKAKDPIGVVKHAIVQNGYADDEWFEEIDKKVKAIVDEAVKFAEESPWPDPSELYKDVYVQEDYPFIRS, encoded by the coding sequence ATGAGTTCAGTTGAAATTACCAAAGATACTTACCTGCAATGGTATGATTCTATGTTGTTGTTGCGTAAGTTCGAAGAGAAAGCCGGACAGCTTTACGGACAGCAGAAAATTAGAGGTTTTTGCCATTTATACATCGGCCAGGAGGCTGTAGTTGCTGGTGCAATTTCAGTTTTAAAACCTGGAGATTCAATGATCACTGCCTATCGCGACCATGCTCATGCAATAGCAAAAGGTATGTCGCCCAACGAAGTGATGGCAGAGTTATATGGAAAAGCCACTGGCTGCTCAAAAGGTAAGGGAGGCTCCATGCACATGTTCAGCAAGGAACATAAGTTCTTTGGCGGTCATGGTATTGTGGGCGGACAGATTCCTCTGGGTGCAGGAATTGCCTTTGCCGAAAAATATCAGGGTACTGATAATGTTTGTGTATGCTACATGGGTGATGGTGCGGTTAGACAAGGGTCGTTAAATGAGACCTTTAACATGGCAATGATCTGGAAGTTGCCTGTCATTTTCGTTTGTGAAAATAATGGCTACGCCATGGGTACTTCGGTTGCCAGAACCACAAATATGCAGGATATCTATAAGATAGGTTTGGGCTTTGATATGCCGTCGGAACCTGTTGACGGTATGGATCCGGTTGCAGTGCATAATGCAATGGACGCAGCTGTGGAGCGTGCCCGTAAAGGAGAAGGCCCTTCTTTTCTTGAAATACGTACCTACCGCTATAAGGGCCATTCTATGTCGGATCCAGCCAAGTACCGCACGAAAGAAGAGCTTGAAAGGTATAAAGCTAAGGACCCAATAGGGGTTGTAAAACATGCTATTGTTCAAAATGGCTACGCAGACGATGAGTGGTTTGAAGAAATAGACAAAAAAGTGAAGGCTATAGTGGATGAAGCAGTGAAGTTTGCTGAGGAATCACCATGGCCTGATCCTTCTGAACTATATAAGGATGTATATGTCCAGGAAGATTATCCTTTTATAAGAAGCTAA
- a CDS encoding DinB family protein, translating into MNRPQPDEHAPFYKGYIETVADDVIDELETQAHAFPDFLKALPPEKADYAYAEEKWTLKELLGHIIDTERIMTYRILCISRQDPTPLPGFDENEYVKKSSYLNQDFGKLIEEFGVLRRANLYLFRSLQESELSYRGMANNCTVSVRALLFIIAGHVNHHRRIITERYL; encoded by the coding sequence ATGAACCGGCCACAGCCTGACGAACATGCGCCTTTCTATAAAGGATATATAGAAACTGTAGCAGACGATGTAATCGATGAGCTTGAAACCCAGGCACATGCTTTTCCGGATTTCCTTAAAGCGTTACCACCGGAAAAAGCGGACTATGCTTATGCAGAGGAAAAATGGACTTTAAAAGAACTTCTGGGTCATATAATAGACACTGAGCGGATTATGACGTACCGTATCCTCTGCATTTCCCGCCAGGATCCCACCCCTCTTCCTGGATTCGATGAAAACGAGTACGTGAAAAAATCCAGTTATCTAAATCAGGATTTTGGGAAACTTATAGAGGAATTCGGGGTTCTAAGGAGAGCCAACCTGTACTTATTCCGCTCACTTCAGGAAAGCGAATTATCATACAGAGGAATGGCTAATAATTGTACAGTTAGCGTTAGAGCACTTTTATTTATTATAGCGGGGCATGTCAATCATCATCGCAGAATCATAACTGAAAGATATTTATGA
- a CDS encoding sensor histidine kinase, producing MNPYEQKRRWKFLLLAFAMVIAAASLWYSYYLVKNISLSERTRAEVWAMSTKKIVEIEDINDEFLTYIYSVRDSLTMPAILTDEQDSIIYWKGLDSTKTNIPQEAATIESPVYNQKTYDPVYFKMQLNEMKLQHVPIVITKDNGEKWFVYYKDSLLLTQLRVFPYIQLTVVALFLLVAYTVFSSSRRSEQNLVWVGLAKETAHQLGTPISSLMAWIELLKSKFNAEEDPLILEMENDITRLEMVADRFSKIGSKPVLQSHIVFDVVKDYVNYFKVRASDRIKFEVSGDTEVEALMNVPLFDWVVENLLKNAVNAIEGEGRIEVRVIENLVKEQVFIDVVDTGKGISRLKFETIFQPGYTTRKRGWGLGLSLTRRIVENYHKGQIFVKDSEPGKGTTMRIILKSSTQYEPATA from the coding sequence ATGAATCCATACGAGCAGAAACGACGCTGGAAATTTCTTTTACTTGCCTTTGCTATGGTAATAGCTGCAGCGTCGCTCTGGTATAGTTACTATCTCGTGAAGAACATTTCTCTTTCGGAACGAACGAGGGCTGAAGTGTGGGCCATGAGTACTAAAAAGATCGTTGAAATTGAGGATATAAACGATGAGTTTCTTACCTATATCTACTCGGTACGCGACAGTCTGACCATGCCCGCTATCCTTACAGACGAACAGGACAGCATCATATACTGGAAAGGGCTGGATAGTACAAAGACGAATATTCCGCAAGAAGCTGCCACCATTGAGTCGCCGGTTTACAACCAGAAAACATACGATCCTGTTTACTTTAAGATGCAACTGAACGAGATGAAGTTGCAGCATGTACCCATTGTAATTACCAAGGATAATGGCGAAAAGTGGTTTGTATATTATAAGGATTCTCTGCTGTTAACCCAGCTGCGCGTATTCCCTTACATCCAGCTTACTGTTGTGGCGCTTTTTCTTTTGGTTGCGTATACTGTTTTTAGCTCGTCGCGACGATCTGAGCAGAATCTGGTTTGGGTTGGATTGGCCAAAGAGACAGCTCATCAGTTGGGAACGCCTATTTCTTCTTTGATGGCATGGATAGAACTATTGAAATCAAAGTTTAATGCCGAGGAAGACCCGCTGATCCTTGAAATGGAAAATGATATAACCCGGCTTGAAATGGTGGCCGACAGGTTTTCTAAAATAGGCTCAAAGCCGGTCCTTCAAAGCCACATCGTTTTTGACGTGGTTAAAGATTATGTTAACTACTTCAAGGTAAGGGCGAGCGACAGAATTAAATTTGAAGTTTCGGGAGATACTGAGGTTGAGGCCCTGATGAACGTCCCACTTTTTGACTGGGTTGTAGAAAACCTCTTAAAAAATGCAGTAAATGCGATCGAAGGAGAAGGAAGAATAGAAGTACGGGTTATTGAAAATTTAGTTAAAGAACAAGTGTTTATCGATGTTGTCGATACCGGCAAGGGAATTTCCCGGCTTAAGTTTGAAACAATATTTCAACCGGGATATACAACCCGTAAAAGAGGCTGGGGACTGGGTTTATCCCTGACCCGCCGCATCGTCGAAAACTACCATAAGGGTCAGATTTTCGTGAAAGACTCTGAGCCCGGCAAGGGCACTACAATGCGTATAATCTTAAAAAGCAGCACACAATATGAACCGGCCACAGCCTGA
- a CDS encoding prolyl oligopeptidase family serine peptidase, with amino-acid sequence MKKLCIFMLITGLTLPGFAQKNSKKMIQYPVTKKGNTTDTYFGKQVQDPYRWLENDRADDTKAWVTEENIVTQNYLSKIPFREKIKQRLEKLWNYERYSAPFREGEYIYYTKNDGLQNQSVMYRQKEGQEPEIFLDPNKFSSDGTTSLAGIDFTRDGSLAAYQISEGGSDWRKVIVLKTADKSVVGDTLVDVKFSGLAWKGNDGFYYSSYDKPVAGSQLSGMTQHHKLYYHKLGTRQDQDQLIFGGTATPRRYIGASITEDGRFLVITAANSTTGNELYLQDLSKPGSAIVNVVNNFDNEHYIIDNEGSKLFIFTNLNAPNNKVVSADAANPAPSNWKDVIAETENVLQAGTGGGKLFANYLKDAASLVLQYDMNGKLEHTVSLPGVGTASGFGAKRNETVLYYTFTSYVYPATIFKYTIASGKSEVYKKSGVQFDPSKYESKQVFYNSKDGTRIPMIITHKKGIKLDGSNPTLLYGYGGFNVSLTPAFSTSNIILLEQGGIYAVANLRGGGEYGEKWHTAGIKLQKQNVFDDFIAAAEYLIANKYTSKEKLAISGGSNGGLLVGAAMTQRPELFKVALPAVGVLDMLRYNKFTAGAGWAYDYGTAEDSKEMFDYLVKYSPYHALKPGTAYPATLVTTADHDDRVVPAHSFKFAARLQEYHKGPNPVLIRIETKAGHGAGKSTAQVIAEQADKWAFMLYNMGYKEL; translated from the coding sequence ATGAAAAAACTTTGCATCTTCATGCTTATTACCGGGCTTACACTTCCCGGCTTTGCTCAAAAGAATTCAAAAAAAATGATTCAATACCCCGTTACTAAAAAAGGCAACACTACGGATACGTATTTTGGGAAACAGGTCCAGGACCCTTACCGCTGGCTCGAAAACGACAGGGCCGATGATACAAAGGCCTGGGTGACTGAAGAAAATATAGTTACTCAAAATTACCTTTCAAAAATACCTTTCAGAGAAAAGATAAAACAGCGCCTTGAGAAACTGTGGAACTATGAGCGTTACAGCGCCCCCTTCCGTGAAGGTGAATATATTTACTATACAAAAAACGACGGACTGCAAAATCAGTCGGTAATGTACCGGCAGAAAGAAGGCCAGGAGCCAGAAATATTCCTTGACCCCAATAAGTTCTCTTCCGACGGAACGACCTCTCTGGCAGGCATAGATTTTACCAGGGACGGAAGTCTTGCTGCTTACCAGATTTCTGAAGGAGGATCTGACTGGCGTAAGGTGATTGTACTTAAAACGGCCGACAAGAGCGTTGTGGGAGATACGCTCGTTGATGTCAAGTTTTCAGGATTGGCATGGAAAGGAAATGACGGCTTCTATTACAGCAGTTATGATAAACCTGTTGCCGGAAGTCAGTTGTCGGGAATGACGCAACACCATAAGTTATACTACCATAAACTGGGCACCCGGCAGGATCAGGATCAACTGATTTTTGGCGGAACGGCCACACCAAGAAGATACATTGGCGCTTCGATTACCGAAGATGGCCGTTTTCTGGTAATAACAGCTGCGAACTCGACAACTGGTAATGAGCTATACCTGCAGGACTTAAGCAAACCGGGCAGCGCTATTGTAAATGTTGTTAACAATTTCGACAACGAGCATTATATCATTGACAACGAGGGAAGCAAACTATTCATTTTTACTAACTTAAACGCACCCAACAACAAGGTGGTGAGTGCAGATGCAGCAAATCCGGCTCCTTCAAACTGGAAGGATGTCATTGCCGAAACGGAGAACGTTTTGCAAGCAGGAACAGGCGGCGGAAAATTATTTGCGAACTATCTGAAGGACGCAGCGTCATTAGTACTGCAATACGATATGAATGGTAAGCTCGAACATACCGTCAGCCTTCCAGGTGTGGGAACCGCTTCCGGCTTCGGTGCAAAAAGGAATGAAACGGTTCTGTACTATACCTTTACTTCTTATGTATATCCGGCGACTATCTTCAAATACACCATCGCTTCAGGGAAATCTGAAGTGTACAAGAAGTCGGGAGTGCAGTTTGATCCTTCGAAATACGAGTCGAAGCAGGTTTTCTACAACTCGAAAGATGGCACGCGCATTCCAATGATCATCACTCATAAAAAAGGGATCAAACTTGACGGCAGCAACCCTACCCTGCTATATGGCTACGGGGGATTCAATGTTAGTTTAACTCCGGCCTTCAGCACTTCTAACATTATCCTACTGGAACAAGGCGGAATTTATGCAGTAGCCAACCTCCGCGGAGGAGGGGAATACGGCGAAAAATGGCATACGGCAGGTATTAAATTGCAGAAACAGAATGTATTTGATGATTTTATAGCGGCGGCAGAATACCTGATTGCTAATAAGTACACATCAAAAGAGAAACTAGCCATCTCGGGAGGCTCGAACGGAGGTCTGCTTGTGGGAGCTGCAATGACTCAGCGGCCTGAACTCTTTAAAGTGGCGCTTCCTGCAGTAGGCGTGCTGGACATGCTACGCTACAACAAATTTACCGCCGGTGCCGGATGGGCATATGATTATGGCACAGCAGAAGATTCTAAAGAGATGTTTGACTATCTTGTTAAGTACTCTCCTTACCATGCTCTCAAGCCAGGTACTGCATATCCGGCTACGCTTGTTACTACGGCCGATCACGATGATCGTGTAGTGCCTGCTCATTCGTTTAAATTTGCTGCACGCCTTCAGGAATATCATAAGGGGCCAAACCCGGTTCTGATACGGATTGAAACAAAAGCGGGACACGGCGCAGGAAAATCTACCGCTCAGGTAATTGCAGAACAGGCTGATAAATGGGCCTTTATGCTATATAACATGGGGTACAAGGAATTATGA
- a CDS encoding UDP-2,3-diacylglucosamine diphosphatase, with amino-acid sequence MAEERNKIYFASDFHLGVPDYSKSRQREALIVHWLDSIKEDAAELYLVGDIFDFWFEYKRAVPRGFIRFLGKLAELSDKGVKVTMFKGNHDMWMFGYLTQEMGVTIVSDELIIDRSGKKFYIHHGDGLGPGDAKYKILKKIFRSRICQWLFARIHPNLGMAIALGWSGHSRLKNMKKEVFLGEDREWLVDYSREILKKEHFDYFIYGHRHLPLDIALNESSRYINLGEWINYYSYGVFDGNELKLQYFKQ; translated from the coding sequence ATGGCAGAAGAGCGCAACAAAATTTATTTTGCTTCAGACTTTCACCTTGGAGTACCTGATTATTCTAAAAGCAGACAACGCGAGGCACTTATAGTTCACTGGCTTGATTCGATAAAGGAAGATGCCGCGGAGCTATATCTTGTGGGCGATATCTTTGATTTTTGGTTTGAATACAAAAGGGCGGTTCCCCGCGGTTTTATCCGCTTTTTGGGTAAGCTGGCCGAACTCTCAGATAAAGGAGTGAAGGTCACCATGTTTAAGGGCAATCACGATATGTGGATGTTCGGTTACCTCACTCAGGAGATGGGAGTAACAATTGTTTCTGACGAGTTAATCATCGATCGTAGCGGGAAGAAGTTCTATATCCATCACGGAGATGGATTAGGCCCTGGCGATGCAAAATATAAAATCTTAAAAAAGATATTCAGAAGCCGGATATGCCAGTGGTTATTTGCAAGGATCCATCCCAATTTAGGTATGGCCATTGCGCTTGGCTGGTCGGGGCATAGCCGATTGAAAAACATGAAAAAAGAAGTGTTTCTTGGCGAGGACCGCGAATGGCTTGTTGACTATAGCAGGGAGATCCTTAAGAAAGAGCATTTCGACTATTTTATTTATGGACACAGGCATCTGCCTCTGGATATTGCGTTGAACGAAAGCAGCCGGTACATTAATCTTGGCGAGTGGATAAACTATTATTCCTACGGGGTTTTCGATGGAAATGAACTGAAGTTGCAATACTTTAAACAATAA
- a CDS encoding response regulator — protein sequence MLDKKIAVLYVDDEENNLISFKATFRLKYQVYTAISADEAIKIMETKPVDVIITDQRMPNMTGVEFLENIIGKYPDPMRILLTGYADMGAVVDAVNKGKIFHYLAKPWDENELDMTIQRAYEVYSERKNIKEMNGKLAVSNDQLEFLLRQKLLS from the coding sequence ATGCTGGATAAGAAAATCGCCGTACTATACGTAGATGATGAGGAGAATAACCTCATCTCCTTTAAAGCTACCTTTAGGCTCAAGTATCAGGTCTATACTGCTATTAGTGCCGATGAGGCAATCAAAATAATGGAAACTAAACCGGTTGATGTAATTATTACAGACCAGCGCATGCCCAACATGACCGGAGTAGAATTTTTGGAGAACATTATTGGAAAATATCCAGATCCGATGCGGATTTTATTAACCGGATATGCCGACATGGGCGCTGTTGTTGATGCCGTAAATAAAGGAAAGATATTCCATTATCTTGCCAAACCCTGGGATGAGAACGAACTCGACATGACAATACAGCGTGCATACGAAGTATACAGTGAGAGAAAAAATATAAAGGAAATGAATGGGAAACTGGCAGTATCGAATGATCAGCTCGAGTTTCTTTTAAGGCAGAAACTGCTTTCCTGA
- a CDS encoding response regulator has translation MKLSFIVIDDSELDCFIAGKLIRHTGKSLNIKTYANAALALNDIRNHQPADDVTTVILLDILMPLMNGFDFLDEFESLPEELKKRYFIIAITSSLNKNDIGTIRNYASVRDVIDKPININVVSKILENNNLRWTKE, from the coding sequence ATGAAACTTTCGTTTATCGTGATCGACGATAGTGAACTCGATTGCTTTATCGCAGGTAAACTGATACGACATACGGGCAAAAGCTTAAACATAAAAACATATGCTAACGCTGCGCTGGCCTTAAATGATATCAGAAACCATCAGCCCGCAGACGACGTTACCACTGTAATTCTGCTTGATATTCTGATGCCGTTAATGAATGGATTCGATTTCCTTGATGAGTTTGAAAGCCTTCCTGAAGAATTAAAGAAGCGGTATTTTATAATTGCCATTACGTCGTCTTTAAATAAGAACGACATCGGGACTATCAGAAATTATGCTTCAGTAAGGGATGTAATCGATAAACCGATTAACATCAATGTAGTATCGAAAATACTTGAGAATAATAACCTGCGCTGGACGAAAGAATAG
- a CDS encoding hybrid sensor histidine kinase/response regulator, with product MSEKIKILYVDDEPNNLISFKASLRMDCNVFIADNTVVAEKYLAEHPDIRIIFCDQRMPEKTGVEFFEEIRIKYPLPVRILLTGYADIESVIDAINKSHIFRYVRKPWVYEDLLSSIKEANNFYLANSMLIVRNNDLQKAYNELDKFAYSVSHDIRGPLSGILGAINVSAEMDEISEIKEMLGLMEKSVKNLDAFIQGMHDYYSLQRGELSIKEIDFAKITRELQDIYKIYAAGSNTELDIKIQTSEPFRNDEMLLMSILNNLLSNAFKYQKRDTTCKSVKLLIEVNKGKATIVVKDNGIGIPKKYIGDIFNLFFRATYLGSGSGFGLYNVKSALLKLGGDITVESEEDIGTTFTVTIPNK from the coding sequence ATGTCAGAAAAAATAAAGATACTATATGTTGATGATGAGCCTAATAACCTGATCAGTTTTAAAGCTTCACTCAGAATGGACTGCAACGTGTTTATCGCAGATAACACAGTTGTAGCCGAGAAGTACCTGGCAGAACACCCCGATATCCGGATTATTTTCTGCGACCAGCGTATGCCGGAAAAAACGGGCGTCGAGTTCTTTGAAGAAATCAGAATCAAATATCCTTTGCCGGTACGTATACTGCTGACAGGTTATGCGGATATTGAATCGGTAATTGATGCAATTAATAAAAGTCACATCTTCAGATACGTGAGAAAACCATGGGTATACGAAGATCTGTTATCCTCGATTAAGGAAGCAAATAATTTTTACCTGGCAAACTCCATGCTGATTGTTAGAAACAATGATTTGCAGAAAGCCTATAATGAGCTTGATAAATTTGCCTATAGTGTTAGTCACGACATACGAGGGCCTCTCTCGGGCATTTTAGGTGCTATTAATGTATCTGCCGAAATGGATGAAATATCGGAGATTAAAGAGATGCTGGGCTTAATGGAAAAATCGGTGAAAAATCTTGATGCCTTTATCCAGGGCATGCACGATTATTATAGCCTGCAACGGGGAGAGTTATCTATAAAGGAGATAGATTTTGCTAAAATCACACGTGAACTGCAGGACATTTATAAAATATACGCTGCCGGCAGTAATACAGAGCTTGACATTAAAATTCAAACTTCGGAACCATTCAGAAACGATGAAATGCTGCTGATGAGCATTCTGAACAATTTATTATCGAATGCTTTTAAATATCAGAAAAGAGATACTACTTGTAAATCTGTTAAATTACTTATTGAGGTAAACAAAGGAAAGGCAACTATTGTAGTTAAGGATAATGGAATTGGTATTCCGAAAAAATACATTGGTGATATTTTTAATCTCTTTTTCCGTGCTACCTACCTTGGTTCGGGATCGGGATTTGGTTTATATAATGTTAAAAGTGCTTTGTTAAAACTTGGCGGGGATATCACAGTGGAATCAGAGGAAGACATCGGTACAACATTTACAGTTACAATACCTAATAAATAA